One Longimicrobium sp. genomic window carries:
- a CDS encoding condensation domain-containing protein encodes MTASAVRAELPAIGDELLREQAEYWQETLADAPEPLELTADRPRPAQPDPTGAIVRLELDEELAAALEALGMRHSSHISTVLLAGWAAVLGRLSGQTDLVIGCSGNALPVRVDLSGSPTAAELLGRVEARVRGALRNQDLAFQRVVELVQPDGAASATPLFRAAFVWRDAPASDPELPGLEPGAVAASERCSTGGLDLSLELGEENGGVAGQVVFATALFDRETVERYAGYLRRMLAGMAADETRPVDRLTLVSDEERRLVVEEWNRTETPYPADSY; translated from the coding sequence GTGACGGCGAGCGCGGTCCGGGCGGAACTGCCGGCGATCGGCGACGAGCTGCTGCGGGAGCAGGCAGAGTACTGGCAGGAGACGCTGGCTGACGCCCCGGAGCCGCTGGAACTGACTGCGGACCGCCCGCGCCCCGCGCAGCCGGACCCCACCGGGGCCATCGTCCGGCTGGAACTGGACGAGGAGCTGGCTGCGGCCCTGGAAGCGCTCGGAATGCGTCACAGCTCGCACATCTCCACGGTCCTGCTGGCGGGGTGGGCCGCGGTGCTGGGCCGGCTCTCGGGGCAGACGGACCTGGTGATCGGGTGCTCCGGGAATGCGCTGCCGGTGCGGGTGGACCTGTCGGGCTCGCCCACGGCCGCGGAGCTGCTGGGCCGGGTGGAGGCGCGGGTGCGGGGTGCGTTGCGGAACCAGGACCTTGCCTTTCAGCGGGTGGTGGAGCTCGTGCAGCCGGACGGCGCCGCTTCCGCCACGCCGCTTTTCCGTGCGGCGTTCGTGTGGCGGGACGCACCCGCGAGCGACCCGGAGCTGCCCGGCCTGGAGCCCGGTGCGGTGGCTGCTTCGGAGCGGTGCTCGACGGGTGGGCTCGACCTGTCGCTCGAACTCGGGGAGGAGAACGGCGGGGTCGCGGGCCAGGTGGTGTTCGCGACGGCGCTGTTCGACCGCGAGACGGTGGAGCGCTACGCGGGATACCTGCGCCGGATGCTCGCGGGGATGGCGGCGGACGAGACCCGGCCGGTGGACCGGCTGACGCTGGTGTCGGACGAGGAGCGCCGCCTGGTGGTGGAGGAGTGGAACCGCACGGAAACGCCGTACCCCGCCGACTCGTAC
- a CDS encoding cysteine synthase family protein yields MSGPVINANVVDALVLPRLVWLRPNLVGLVFTLSKLLPARFIVSRAREEGKLRPGALIAETSSGTFGLSLAMVARLHGHPVQLVSDPSIEPPLRRRLEDLGATVHIVRDPGPSGAFQIARLELLERILAENPDAFCPRQYTNPQNPASFAPCAEQLAHAAGTVDCLVGPVGSGGSLCGTASFLRLLSPELNVVAVDTHHSVIFGLSEGRRTLKGLGNSLVPANVDHAAVDLVHWVGAAEAYQATRRLHAEHAVFMGPTSGAAFLVADWYARNNPDALTAVILPDEGYRYQDTVYDDAWLQEKGLRLDAPPAGPVEWDRPHDGDEPWSYFRWGRRDYAQVMGAPPPRLELASL; encoded by the coding sequence GTGAGCGGTCCCGTGATCAACGCCAACGTGGTGGACGCGCTGGTGCTTCCCCGGCTGGTGTGGCTGCGTCCGAACCTGGTGGGGCTCGTGTTCACGCTGTCGAAGCTGCTCCCCGCACGCTTCATCGTCAGCAGGGCGCGCGAAGAGGGCAAGCTGCGGCCGGGCGCGTTGATCGCCGAGACCAGCTCGGGGACGTTCGGGCTGTCGCTGGCCATGGTGGCCCGGCTGCACGGGCACCCGGTGCAGCTGGTGAGCGACCCCTCCATTGAGCCGCCGCTGCGGCGCCGGCTGGAGGACCTGGGGGCCACCGTCCACATCGTGCGCGACCCGGGCCCGTCCGGGGCCTTTCAGATCGCCCGGCTCGAGCTCCTGGAACGGATCCTGGCGGAGAACCCGGACGCGTTCTGCCCCCGCCAGTACACCAACCCCCAGAACCCGGCCAGCTTCGCTCCCTGCGCCGAGCAGCTCGCCCACGCGGCCGGCACGGTGGACTGCCTGGTGGGTCCGGTGGGCTCCGGCGGCTCGCTCTGTGGCACCGCGTCGTTCCTCCGCCTCCTTTCCCCCGAACTGAACGTGGTGGCGGTGGACACCCACCACAGCGTCATCTTTGGCCTGTCCGAGGGCCGGCGCACGTTGAAGGGGCTGGGGAACAGCCTGGTGCCCGCCAACGTGGACCACGCGGCGGTGGACCTGGTGCACTGGGTGGGCGCCGCCGAGGCCTACCAAGCCACCCGCCGGCTGCACGCGGAGCACGCGGTGTTCATGGGCCCCACCAGCGGCGCGGCGTTCCTGGTGGCCGACTGGTACGCCCGGAACAACCCCGACGCGCTCACGGCCGTGATCCTTCCGGACGAGGGCTACCGCTACCAGGACACGGTCTACGACGATGCCTGGCTGCAGGAGAAGGGGCTGCGGCTGGACGCGCCCCCCGCCGGGCCGGTGGAGTGGGACCGCCCCCACGACGGCGACGAGCCGTGGTCGTACTTCCGCTGGGGCCGCCGCGACTACGCCCAGGTGATGGGCGCTCCCCCCCCGCGCCTGGAACTGGCGTCGCTCTGA
- a CDS encoding PLP-dependent aminotransferase family protein, giving the protein MADTTLAPAALRLAGWARASGTSALQTMLSVGTRPGTISFALGLPAPEFFPSEEYGRAAAAVLAEDPRALQYSPPSAPLQAHVAALMAQRGVACAPEQVFLTTGAQQGISLLARLLLEPGGEIITDTLCYTGFQQAVEPFAPRILTVPTDLDTGMDVDAVEALLAGGARPAFIYTVPDGHNPLAVSMSAEKRVRLVEIARRYGVPVVEDDPYGFLAYDGPPAHPLRALEREWVFYVGSFSKVLAPALRLGWIIVPQELVRLLAIGKEASDINTATLAQRGAARFFDGGHLPAHLAMLRREYRLRRDTMLAALTQHFPAGTRWRKPAAGVFIWVELPEGTDAGEVLRVAIEQEGVVFVPGHAFAADGSRTASNCMRLNFSHSTPEAIEEGIARLGRALRAAAP; this is encoded by the coding sequence ATGGCCGACACCACTCTTGCCCCCGCCGCCCTGCGGCTGGCGGGGTGGGCCCGCGCCTCGGGAACGTCGGCGCTGCAGACCATGCTGTCGGTGGGCACGCGCCCGGGGACCATCTCCTTTGCCCTGGGCCTTCCCGCGCCGGAGTTCTTTCCCTCGGAGGAGTACGGCCGCGCCGCGGCGGCCGTGCTGGCCGAGGACCCGCGCGCGCTGCAGTACTCCCCGCCCAGCGCGCCGCTGCAGGCGCACGTGGCGGCGCTCATGGCGCAGCGCGGGGTGGCGTGCGCGCCGGAGCAGGTGTTCCTGACCACGGGCGCGCAGCAGGGGATCAGCCTGCTGGCGCGCCTGCTGCTGGAGCCGGGCGGCGAGATCATCACCGACACCCTGTGCTACACGGGCTTTCAGCAGGCGGTGGAGCCGTTCGCCCCGCGCATTCTCACCGTGCCCACGGACCTGGACACGGGGATGGACGTGGACGCGGTGGAGGCGCTGCTGGCGGGCGGCGCGCGCCCGGCCTTCATCTACACCGTTCCCGACGGGCACAACCCGCTGGCGGTGAGCATGTCGGCGGAAAAGCGCGTGCGGCTGGTGGAGATCGCGCGCCGCTACGGGGTGCCGGTGGTGGAGGACGACCCGTACGGCTTTCTTGCGTACGACGGCCCGCCGGCCCATCCGCTGCGGGCGCTGGAGCGGGAGTGGGTGTTCTACGTGGGCTCGTTCAGCAAGGTGCTGGCGCCCGCGCTGCGGCTGGGGTGGATCATCGTGCCGCAGGAGCTGGTGCGGCTGCTGGCCATCGGCAAGGAGGCCAGCGACATCAACACCGCCACGCTGGCCCAGCGCGGGGCGGCGCGCTTCTTCGACGGCGGCCACCTCCCCGCGCACCTGGCCATGCTGCGGCGCGAGTACCGCCTGCGCCGCGACACCATGCTGGCCGCGCTGACCCAGCACTTTCCCGCCGGCACCCGCTGGCGGAAGCCCGCCGCGGGCGTGTTCATCTGGGTGGAGCTGCCGGAGGGGACCGACGCGGGCGAGGTGCTGCGGGTGGCCATCGAGCAGGAGGGCGTGGTCTTCGTCCCCGGCCACGCCTTTGCCGCCGACGGCAGCCGCACCGCCAGCAACTGCATGCGCCTCAACTTCTCCCACAGCACGCCGGAAGCGATCGAGGAAGGCATCGCCCGCCTGGGCCGTGCCCTTCGGGCCGCGGCGCCCTGA
- the hppD gene encoding 4-hydroxyphenylpyruvate dioxygenase — MATLEPEVLNQSALQLEGIDHVELYVGNAYQAAHFYRTMFGFRPVARAGLETGVRDRLSIVVEQGEIRLVLTSGLHPDSPITQHVAVHGDGVKDVAFRVADVESAYRTAVTRGAVPVSEPQVLQSSEGRVVRATIGGPGEGVHSLVERQDYTGQFLPGFEPIHDAPHTVSTGLTEVDHVAVSMEQGGLDNWIAFYKDVLGFHQSHHEMVWTKNSAMNSKVVEDASGKIKFPIQEPAVNGGKSQVQEYLNFNHGAGAQHVAFLTDDAVATVRAIRDNGVHFLRVPGSYYDMLEARVGEVAPAVMGALKELGILVDSDDDGRLLQIFSEPVTSRPTMFLEIIERQGAKGFGSGNIKALFEAVEREQELRGNI; from the coding sequence ATGGCAACGCTCGAGCCGGAAGTCCTCAACCAGAGTGCGCTGCAGCTGGAGGGCATCGACCACGTGGAGCTGTACGTGGGCAACGCCTACCAGGCGGCGCACTTCTATCGCACCATGTTCGGGTTCCGCCCCGTGGCGCGAGCGGGGCTGGAAACCGGCGTGCGCGACCGGCTCTCGATCGTCGTGGAGCAGGGCGAGATCCGCCTGGTGCTCACCAGCGGCCTGCACCCCGACTCGCCCATCACCCAGCACGTCGCGGTGCACGGCGACGGGGTGAAGGACGTGGCGTTCCGGGTGGCGGACGTCGAGAGCGCGTATCGCACCGCCGTCACCCGGGGCGCGGTGCCCGTGTCCGAGCCGCAGGTGCTGCAGAGCAGCGAGGGACGGGTGGTGCGTGCCACGATCGGCGGCCCCGGCGAGGGCGTGCATTCGCTGGTGGAGCGCCAGGACTACACGGGGCAGTTCCTTCCCGGCTTCGAGCCCATTCACGACGCGCCGCACACGGTCTCCACCGGGCTCACGGAGGTGGACCACGTGGCCGTGAGCATGGAGCAGGGCGGGCTGGACAACTGGATCGCCTTCTACAAGGACGTGCTGGGGTTCCACCAGTCGCACCACGAGATGGTGTGGACCAAGAACAGCGCAATGAACAGCAAGGTGGTCGAGGACGCGTCGGGCAAGATCAAGTTCCCCATCCAGGAGCCGGCGGTGAACGGCGGCAAGTCGCAGGTGCAGGAGTACCTGAACTTCAACCACGGCGCGGGCGCGCAGCACGTTGCGTTTCTGACGGACGACGCGGTGGCCACGGTGCGCGCCATCCGCGACAACGGCGTGCACTTTCTGCGCGTTCCCGGCAGCTACTACGACATGCTGGAGGCGCGGGTGGGAGAGGTGGCCCCGGCGGTGATGGGGGCGCTGAAGGAGCTGGGGATCCTGGTGGACTCCGACGACGACGGGCGGCTCCTGCAGATCTTCAGCGAGCCGGTCACCTCCCGCCCGACCATGTTCCTGGAGATCATCGAGCGGCAGGGCGCCAAGGGCTTCGGGTCGGGGAACATCAAGGCGCTGTTCGAGGCGGTGGAGCGCGAGCAGGAACTGCGCGGCAACATCTGA
- a CDS encoding Ldh family oxidoreductase, whose translation MNVTAVPKIPPATAEKTFEPALLREFTCRVLQTFGVPAEDAELAAGVLSSADLRGIDTHGVARLPQYVEMLAQERINPRPRIRTVRETPATATVDGDNGLGLVVGPRANELAMEKAERVGTGWVAVGNSNHFGAGDYYPLQALPRGLIGWAMTNSPPQVAPLWGAEKMLGTNPLAIAFPALEEPPVVIDLTTSAFAFGKVEHAARQGTSIPEGCAIDRDGRMTTDPHEMLNGGALLPLGSDRERGAHKGYCLGAMVDLLCGPLGGASWGPFAPPFPAHLPPPPRTVGKGVGHLFGAFQVAAFADPEEFGRQVDDWIRTLRATRPAEGTSGPMIPGDPSRRTEQLRRREGIPLIPAVVEALERVARQTGVPLG comes from the coding sequence GTGAACGTGACCGCAGTGCCGAAGATCCCGCCCGCGACGGCGGAGAAGACGTTCGAGCCCGCGCTGCTGCGCGAGTTCACCTGCCGCGTGCTGCAGACGTTCGGGGTGCCGGCAGAGGACGCGGAGCTGGCGGCGGGGGTGCTGAGCAGCGCGGACCTGCGCGGCATCGACACGCACGGGGTAGCCCGGCTGCCGCAGTACGTGGAGATGCTCGCGCAGGAGCGCATCAACCCACGCCCGCGCATCCGCACGGTGCGGGAAACGCCCGCCACGGCCACGGTGGACGGAGACAACGGGCTGGGGCTGGTGGTGGGCCCGCGCGCCAACGAGCTGGCGATGGAAAAGGCGGAGCGGGTGGGGACCGGCTGGGTGGCCGTGGGGAACAGCAATCACTTCGGGGCGGGCGACTACTACCCGCTGCAGGCGCTGCCTCGGGGCCTGATCGGCTGGGCGATGACCAACTCCCCGCCGCAGGTGGCGCCGCTGTGGGGCGCCGAAAAGATGCTGGGAACCAACCCCCTGGCCATCGCGTTCCCCGCGCTGGAAGAGCCGCCGGTGGTCATCGACCTCACCACCAGCGCATTCGCCTTCGGCAAGGTGGAGCACGCGGCGCGCCAGGGAACCTCCATCCCCGAAGGGTGCGCCATCGACCGCGACGGCCGGATGACCACCGATCCGCATGAAATGCTGAACGGAGGCGCGCTCCTTCCGCTGGGGTCCGACCGCGAGCGCGGCGCGCACAAGGGGTACTGCCTGGGGGCGATGGTGGACCTGCTCTGCGGACCCCTGGGAGGTGCCAGCTGGGGGCCCTTCGCGCCGCCCTTCCCCGCGCACCTGCCGCCGCCGCCACGGACCGTGGGCAAGGGGGTGGGGCACCTGTTCGGCGCGTTCCAGGTGGCCGCCTTCGCCGATCCGGAGGAGTTCGGACGCCAGGTGGACGACTGGATCCGCACGCTCCGGGCGACGCGGCCGGCGGAGGGCACCTCGGGCCCCATGATCCCCGGCGATCCCAGCCGCCGCACGGAACAGCTGCGGCGGCGCGAGGGGATCCCCCTCATTCCGGCGGTGGTGGAGGCGCTGGAGCGCGTCGCCCGGCAGACCGGCGTCCCCTTGGGCTGA
- a CDS encoding acyltransferase family protein → MAEPAPNGGHHSRGEWRFRPDIEGLRAIAILAVVLYHAGVPNVPAGYLGVDVFFVLSGFLISGILLSEAATGTISLRAFWARRARRLLPAAAVLILAVLAVDAVLASPTERMPHAQSAVAASLYASNILFALRSRLYFGAESGRDPLLHTWSLGVEEQFYLLFAPLVLFLVMRGGAAGLRRRFAVVVGAGTIVSFGLCLAAAREAPAWAFYLLPTRAWEFGAGALCALAVGGRSRGARRWEVVAGLGAAGLIGAMLLDPGGTSLSHPGTATLLPVLATVAIILAGGTGSPPRVSRVLARPSFRLLGRLSYSWYLWHWPALVFLELEVPAASAGLRLAVAAAALLPAALTYALVENPVRYHGAFQRRPGLAIVGAALLTVILSGAACAAGALAERAYRSPRMAAVREAGRKPDREALGCKVLNAPVLARECGTGAGDGPLLVLFGDSHVGHWLPAFIPVAERRGWRLLMVTRGGCTAPSVTVLLRVAPLSGNRDCDAWRAAALRWIASQRPHVVVLSSSRDRTIHVGGDRYLAADSTGDGRRRWAAGLRHTVEQVLPSGARVVVVQDTPLPGFDVPDCIARHLDRPEQCDVPAARAVDHRLARAEREAIAGLQGVSYIDMTPAICGPRVCRVYVDGVIRFRDTDHLSTRFAAALAPRMDAALDGGGLR, encoded by the coding sequence GTGGCTGAGCCGGCTCCGAACGGCGGGCATCACTCGCGCGGCGAGTGGCGGTTCCGGCCAGACATCGAGGGGCTGCGGGCCATCGCCATCCTGGCCGTGGTGCTGTACCATGCAGGCGTGCCGAACGTGCCCGCGGGCTACCTGGGCGTCGACGTGTTCTTCGTCCTTTCCGGGTTCCTGATCTCCGGCATCCTCCTCAGCGAGGCGGCGACCGGGACGATCTCTCTCCGCGCGTTCTGGGCGCGGCGGGCGCGGCGGCTGCTTCCCGCGGCGGCCGTGCTCATCCTGGCCGTCCTGGCCGTCGATGCTGTGCTCGCTTCGCCCACGGAGCGCATGCCGCACGCCCAGAGCGCCGTCGCGGCCTCGCTGTACGCCTCCAACATCCTCTTCGCCCTGCGCAGCCGGCTGTACTTTGGCGCGGAGAGCGGGCGCGATCCGCTGCTGCACACCTGGTCGCTGGGCGTGGAAGAGCAGTTCTACCTGCTGTTCGCGCCACTGGTGCTCTTCCTGGTGATGCGGGGCGGGGCCGCGGGGCTTCGCCGCCGCTTCGCCGTCGTGGTGGGCGCGGGCACGATCGTGTCCTTCGGACTGTGTTTGGCAGCGGCCCGCGAGGCGCCGGCATGGGCGTTCTACCTCCTTCCCACGCGCGCCTGGGAGTTCGGGGCCGGGGCGCTGTGTGCCCTGGCCGTCGGCGGCCGGAGCCGCGGCGCGCGGAGGTGGGAGGTCGTCGCCGGCCTGGGCGCCGCCGGTCTGATCGGGGCGATGCTGCTGGATCCCGGCGGCACCTCGCTCTCGCACCCCGGGACGGCCACTCTTCTGCCCGTGCTCGCTACGGTGGCGATCATCCTGGCGGGCGGCACCGGATCGCCGCCCCGGGTGTCGCGGGTGCTGGCACGCCCCTCGTTCCGGCTGCTCGGACGCCTGTCGTACTCATGGTATCTGTGGCACTGGCCCGCGCTGGTGTTCCTGGAACTGGAAGTGCCGGCCGCCTCCGCGGGCCTGCGTCTGGCGGTCGCGGCGGCGGCGCTCCTCCCGGCGGCGCTCACCTACGCCCTGGTCGAGAACCCGGTCCGCTACCACGGAGCGTTCCAGCGCCGCCCGGGGCTGGCGATCGTGGGTGCGGCGCTGCTTACGGTGATCCTCTCCGGTGCTGCCTGCGCCGCGGGCGCCCTGGCGGAACGCGCCTACCGCTCCCCCCGCATGGCGGCCGTGCGCGAGGCGGGGCGAAAGCCGGACCGGGAAGCGCTCGGGTGCAAAGTGCTGAACGCTCCCGTCCTGGCGAGGGAGTGCGGAACGGGCGCGGGTGACGGTCCCCTCCTGGTCCTGTTCGGCGATTCGCACGTCGGCCACTGGCTCCCCGCCTTCATACCGGTGGCGGAGCGGCGCGGCTGGCGGCTCCTGATGGTGACCCGGGGCGGCTGCACGGCCCCGTCGGTAACGGTGCTGCTCCGGGTGGCGCCGCTTTCCGGCAACCGCGACTGCGACGCGTGGCGCGCGGCCGCGCTGCGCTGGATCGCCAGCCAGCGGCCGCACGTGGTGGTTCTCAGCAGCAGCCGCGACCGAACCATCCACGTGGGCGGGGACCGCTACCTGGCCGCGGACAGCACCGGCGACGGCCGAAGGCGCTGGGCGGCCGGGCTGCGGCATACGGTCGAGCAGGTGCTGCCGTCCGGCGCCCGGGTGGTGGTGGTGCAGGACACGCCGCTGCCCGGCTTCGACGTGCCCGACTGCATCGCGCGGCACCTGGACCGTCCGGAGCAGTGCGACGTGCCCGCCGCGCGTGCCGTGGACCATCGGCTGGCCCGGGCCGAGCGGGAAGCGATCGCCGGGTTGCAGGGTGTTTCCTACATCGACATGACCCCCGCCATCTGCGGCCCGCGCGTCTGCCGCGTGTACGTGGACGGAGTGATCCGCTTTCGCGACACCGACCACCTGTCCACCCGGTTCGCGGCAGCCCTGGCGCCCCGGATGGACGCGGCGCTGGATGGGGGCGGCCTGCGGTGA
- a CDS encoding DUF1579 family protein, with protein MKGKGRMSYDAGTSATLTAEDERYLETWRQVGQPTEHHKRLSALEGEWEFVTRWYRDAGAEPRESRGTTTVRSVFGGRFLEEQARGTLLDREDYEGRTIIGYDYRRRKFFTAYYDNFQTALIVSEGDWPEGSQTLNLRSSHHVDTLTGTHDGEGADVTIQITGRNRRTLQILEWTPDGHQQYVATEIEYTRVGDASS; from the coding sequence ATGAAAGGCAAGGGACGCATGTCGTACGACGCGGGAACGTCAGCCACTTTGACCGCCGAGGACGAGAGATACCTCGAAACCTGGAGGCAGGTCGGCCAACCGACGGAGCACCACAAGCGGCTGTCGGCCCTCGAGGGGGAGTGGGAGTTCGTGACGAGGTGGTACCGCGATGCCGGCGCCGAGCCGCGCGAGTCGCGGGGGACGACGACGGTCCGCTCGGTGTTCGGCGGCAGGTTCCTGGAAGAGCAGGCCCGGGGCACGCTCCTGGACCGCGAGGACTACGAGGGCCGCACCATCATCGGCTACGACTACCGCAGGAGGAAGTTCTTCACCGCCTACTACGACAACTTCCAGACGGCGCTCATCGTCTCCGAGGGCGACTGGCCGGAAGGCTCGCAGACGCTGAATCTGCGGAGCAGCCATCACGTCGACACGCTGACGGGCACGCATGACGGCGAAGGCGCCGACGTGACCATCCAGATCACCGGGCGCAATCGGCGCACCCTCCAGATCCTGGAGTGGACCCCGGACGGACACCAGCAGTACGTGGCCACCGAGATCGAGTACACCCGGGTCGGCGACGCCAGCTCGTAG